The DNA sequence CTCGAGCCCGGGCAGGCCGCCGCCTACGTCGCCGTGGACGGGCGGTTCGCGGGCGCGCTCGTCCTCGCCGACGACGTGCGTCCGGAGTCGCGCGACGTCGTCGAATGGCTCGCCGCGCACGGCGTCGAGCGGATCGTGATGCTGACCGGCGATGCCCGCGCGACCGGTGAGAGCATCGCGCACGAAGTCGGCATCACCGACGTGCACGCGGAGCTGCTTCCCACCGAGAAGGTGCATCTCGCCGCGCAGTTGCGCCCGCGCCCGGTCATGATGGTGGGCGACGGTGTGAACGACGCCCCGGTGCTCGCCGCCGCGGACATCGGCATCGCGATGGGCGCGAAGGGCGCGACCGCGGCGGGCGATGCCGCGGATGCCGTGATCCTGAAGGACTCCCTCGCGAAGGTCGTCGACGCGGTCTCGATCGGACGGCACACGCTGCGGGTCGCGTACACCGCGATCTGGATCGGCATCGCGATCAGCATCGCGCTCATGCTCGTCGCGACGACGGGGCTCATCCCGGCCGTCGCCGGCGCGCTGATCCAGGAGCTCGTCGACCTGACGACGATCCTGTACGCGCTGCGCGCCCTGACCGGCCCCGCGTCCGGTCTGCGGGTGTCCGAGTCCAGGGCGCCGGCTGCAGCGGCCTGAGTCCGGGGCGCCGGCTGCAGCGGCCTGAGTCCGGGGCGCCGACTGCAGCGGCCTGAGTCCGGGTGACCGTTCACCCCGGTTCCCGCCCCCGGCGTGCCGAAAGACTGCTGCCTGGTTCCTATGTCGCCCCCGGCGCGGCGACACGCCGACAGCCGTCACAGCCAGCAGTACTTCGGCACGCCGCGGGCCTCAGCCGCGCCCGGCAGCGCCGGGGAACCCCCGGAGTCGCGCCTCACGAATGCCGCGCAACGACGCGACGACCCGCTCGGGGTGATAGAGGATGTCCTCGGCGATGACATGCAGCGATGCCAACCCCATCGCGGCGAGAGCGACGTCTCGCCGCCGATCGCGCTTCTGCGCCTCCCACCCGGAATGGAACTGCGCACTGTCGCACTCGACGACCAGCCACCCGTCGAGCACCAGATCCACCCTCCCCACCCCGGCGAACCACTTCTGAAGCTCGACCTCGAACCCGAGCATGAGCGCGATCAGCCGCACGAGCGTCTCCGGGCCCGACTCGGCCCGACCGTCGACGAAACGGCGCAGCACCCGCCGTCGAGGTGACACCCCGGCGAAGATCTCGTCGAGGTCGTCCTCATCGATCAACCGCAGCTGCAGGGCCGAGTCGATCGTGGCGATCGCTGCCCGCGGCGGCTGGCACTCGATGGCCTGCGCGACGGCATCGATGACGTCCACGACGGTCGTCCGCGGGTGCGGACACCGCAGGAGCGGTCTCCAGTGCCAGATGCTCGCGCCGCGCGCGACGGCTGCCTTGCGCGTGCCGCGCTCGAAGTGCACATGCAGTTCGTCGCTCCGGAGCACGAACACGCCCACGCGTCGCAGCGACGACACGCAGCCGAGTCGACCGGAGTTCCGCGCGGCGAGGATGCAGTCCCGATCGGCCCCGGCGTGCATGTACACGCCGCGGCGCACACTGATGAGGACGCCCTCCCGCACCGCGCGCGCGATGTCCCGCTTGCTCCATCCCTGCCGGCGGAGATCCACCGCACGATAGAGCCTGTCCGGACCGGCCTCGTCTGTCGACATCCCGTCAGGTTGGCCGCACCGCCGCCGCTGTGGACCGCGCGCGGTCGCTTCTGTGCACGCCGTGACGAAGGCGCGGCCTGGGGAGGAACGGTTCCGCGGCCCGAACGACTGCTGACAGTGACTGAAGTCGGCATCCGACGGCCGGAATCGCCCCGTCCGCCCCACCCAGCCGTCGCCGGGGACGGGGCGGCGTGCGCCGCACCGTGCGAGACGCACGGTGGCGAGGGCCTTCGAGGAGGGACACTGCGCAGATCGCTCGATTTCATCGACGCACGTTGAACATTCGGGATGCCGGTGGTCGAATGGACCCGGATGCGCGAAGCCGCCCATCCCCCGCACCCGCCGAGTCCCACAAGGACGGTGCTCCCCGGCGCCCGCGTCTCAGGACCGAGCCCGGCGAGGCACCACGGCGGCCGATCGACGAGGACCGACCATGTCTGCGACCCTGCCCCTGCCCGACTTCCGCCACGAACGCGTCGAGACCGTGACCGGTCGCCGCAGCGGCCTGTTCATCGCGGTGGCACTGCACTCCTCCGTGCTCGGCTCCGCCCTCGGCGGCGCCCGCCTGTGGAGCTACCCGCACTGGAGCGACGCCCTCGGCGACGCGCTGCGCCTTTCGGCGGCGATGACGCTCAAGAACGCGGCGGCGGGGCTGGATGCCGGAGGCGGCAAGTCCGTGATCGCACTCCCGCCCGGCACGCAGTTGGACGCCGAGCGCCGTCGCGCGGCATTCCTCGACCTCGGTGACACCGTCGAGTCGCTCGGTGGCCTGTACCGCACGGCGGAGGATGTGGGCTCGACGACCGAGGACATGCTCACCGTCAGCGAGAGGACGAGCCATGTCGTGGGTCTGCCCGAGGCCGGCGGCGGATCGGGCGAGCCCGCGGGGCCGACGAGCCTCGGCGTGTACGAGTCGCTCCGCGCGACCCTGGAACGCGTGACGGGGTCGGCCGACGTCGCCGGGCGTCGCATCACGATCTCCGGCCTCGGCCAGGTCGGCAGCCGCCTCGCGGTGCGCCTGAGTGCTGAGGGCGCGAAGCTCACGGTCACCGATGTGAACCCCGCCAAGCGCGACCTCGCCGCGCAGCTGGATGCCGCGTGGATCGCACCCGGCGAGGAGCACCTCGTCTCGGCCGACGTGTTCGTCCCGGCCGGCATCGGCGGTCTCCTCACCGACGAGGTCATCGACGCTCTCGACGCGAAGGCCGTCTGCGGCCCCGCAAACAACCCCCTGGCCGATCACTCCGGCGCCGACCGGCTCGCCGGGCGCGGCATCCTGTATGCACCCGACTTCGTCGTGAACGCCGGCGGTGTGATCTACCTCGACCTGGAGGCCAAGCAGCTCGGCACCCGTGAAGAGATCATGGACCGCGTCGCCGCGATCGGCGACACCGTCCGTCGCATCTTCGACGAGGCCGAGACGCGCGGGGTCACACCACTCGAGGCGGCCGAGGGCCTTGCCGCGGAGCGCCTGGCGGCCGGCGCGCACGTCTTCGCGGGCTGAATCGCGGGACGCAGTCCCGCACCCGATGACACCCGGTCTCCACGGTGCGAGGATGGGAGCACCGCGTCGTCGAGGGAGACCGCATGTTCCGAAGCCCCATGCCCGATGTCGAGATTCCCGAGGTGGGCGTCTACGACTTCCTCTTCGGGTCGCTCAGCGAAGCGGATGCCGCCGCCACGGCTCTGATCGACCCGGCGACCGGTGCCGAGACGACGTACGGGGCGCTCCGCGCGCAGGTGGATGCGTTCGCCGGGGCGCTGGCAGCCCGCGGCGTGGAGACCGGCACCGTGGTCGGGCTGCTCTGCCCGAACGTGCCGGCCTTCGCCACCGTGTTCCACGGCATTCTCCGGCTCGGGGCGACCGTCACCACGATCAACTCGCTCTACACCGCGGGAGAGATCCAGAAGCAGCTGAGCGACGCCGGGGCGACCTGGCTCATCACGGTGTCGCCGCTGCTGCCGCAGGCGGAAGCCGCTGCGGCCGAGGTCGGCATCTCGGCCGACCATCTGATCGTGCTGGACGGCGCCGAGGGACACCCGAACCTGCGTGAGCTGCTCTCGGAGCAGCACACGCCGCCCGAGGTGAGTTTCGACCCGGCCACCCACGTCGCGGTTCTGCCCTACTCCTCCGGAACGACCGGCGTCCCGAAGGGCGTCATGCTCACGCACCGCAACCTCGTCGCGAACGTGCAGCAGTGCCGCTCGAACATCGATCTGAAGAACACCGACCGGGTGCTCGCCGTCCTGCCCTTCTTCCACATCTACGGCATGACGGTGCTGCTGAACCTCGCGCTCCGACAGCGGGCGAGCCTGGTCACGATGCCGAAGTTCGATCTGGTGGAGTTCCTCACGAACATCCAGACGCACCGCTGCACGTATCTGTACATCGCCCCGCCGATCGCGGTCGCCCTGGCCAAGCATCCGATCGTCGACCAGTTCGACATCTCCACGGTCCACACGGTCTTCTCCGGCGCGGCGCCCCTGGACGGCGAGACCGCGGAGGCCGCGGCCCGCCGCATCCACGCGCGCATGATGCAGGGCTACGGCATGAGCGAGCTGAGCCCCGTCTCGCACGCGATGCCCTACCAGCGGGACGACGTGCCGGTGAGTTCGGTCGGGACGCTCCTGCCGAACCAGGAGTGCAAGCTGGTCGACACCGAGACCGGCGAGGAGATCACCGAGCTCGGCCCGGACGGCGTGACCGCGCCGGGCGAGATCTGGGTCAGGGGCCCCAACGTCATGCTCGGGTACCTCAACAAGCCCGACGCGACCTCCGAGACCCTGGACGCCGAGGGATTCCTGCACACCGGCGACGTCGGGGTCTACCACGAGGGCGGCTACTTCTCGATCGTGGACCGGGTCAAGGAGCTCATCAAGTACAAGGGCTATCAGATCGCCCCGGCCGAGCTCGAGGCGCTGCTGCTGTCGCACCCGAAGATCATGGATGCCGCCGTGATCGGCGTCCTGGACGAGGACCGGCAGGAGATCCCGAAGGCGTTCATCGTGGCCGCCCCCGACGCGGGGGTGACGGATGCCGAGGTCATGGCGTTCGTGGCGGACAACGTCGCGCCCCACAAGAAGGTGCGCCGGGTGGAGTTCATCGACGCGATCCCGAAGTCCGCGTCGGGCAAGATCCTGCGCAAGGATCTCCGCGCCCGGGAGAGCGCTGCCTGATCCTTCGCATCGCCCACTGAGTGTCCAGGACACGTCGTCGCGTCCGCGGCGTACACGGCGCGTCGTGGACACTCGACGCAGGGGCCGGTCCCGGCAAGCGAAATGCCCCGCCGAGGCGGGGCATTTCAGAACGTGGACCTGAGGGGACTCGAACCCCTGACCCCCTCGATGCGAACGAGGTGCGCTACCAGCTGCGCCACAGGCCCATGAACCTCCGATAGGTTATCACGCACTCCGGGGCCTTCCCGCGCGCTGCGGCGCCGCACGCGGACGGTCCAGGATGGGAGTATGCCGCATCCCACGCTCGACCCGGTGACCCTTCTGCAGAACGTCCGGCCATGGGGCGGCACCCCCTCCGACATCGCGATCGCGGGCGGTCTGATCACCGCGATCACACCCGCCGGTCCGCCCGTGGAAGGCGCTGTCGACGGCGGCGGACTGCTCGCTCTGCCCGGACTGATCAACACGCACGCTCACGTCGACAAATCGTGGTGGGGCCTGCCGTGGCAGTCGTACGGCGGCGCAGGCGGAATCCAGGGACGGATCGACCACGAGCGCTCCCGGCGCCGCGAGCTGGGCTTCCCGAGCGTGGAGACCACCGCCGCCGTCCTGCGCGAATTCGCCCGCCACGGCACCACCGCCGTCCGCACGCACGTCGACATCGACACCGACATCGGCCGGGAGGGCATCGACGCCGTCCGCGAAGCCGCGGCCGCCTACGACGGCGCGATCGACGTGCAGATCGTCGCGTTCCCGCAGGACGGCGTCCTGCGTCGGCCCGGCGTTCTCGACATGCTGGCGGATGCTGCCCGCGCAGGAGCCGATCACGTCGGCGGGCTCGATCCCGCCTCGATCGACCGCGACCCCGTCGGCCAGCTCGACGCGATCTTCCGCCTGGCTGCGGAGCACGACGTCGGGATCGACATCCACCTGCACGACCCCGCCGAGCTGGGCGCGTTCCAGTTCGATCTGATCATCGACCGGACGCGCGCCCTGGGGCGCGAGGGTCGGGTGAACATCGCCCACGGCTTCGCTCTCGCGCAGGTCGATGACCTCCGGCGCCGCGATCTTCTCGCCGCGATGGGAGAACTCGACATCACGCTCACCACGGTCGCGCCGCTGCGTGTGCCGCAGTTGCCGCTGCGTGAGCTCGACGCGGCCGGTGTCGCGTTCGGCTTCGGCACGGACGGCATCCGCGACCTGTGGAGTCCCTACGGCACCGGCGATCTTCTCGGCATCGCCTGGCAGTATGCGCGCGCGTCGAGCATCGTCCGCGACGAGGACCTCATCCGGGTGCTCGAGCTCGCCACCCGCTCGGCAGCGCGCTTCGTCGGCCGCAGCACCCACGATCTGGTCGCCGGCTCTCGCGCCGACATCGTGCTGCTCGACGCCGAGAACCCGATGGACGCCCTCGTGCGCACTCCGCCGCGCGCACTCGTGATCGGCGGCGGGCGGGTGCTCCACGCGGCGTGAGCCGCGCTCAGCCCGCGCGGCTGGCGAGCAGTCGGCGCACGTGCGCTTCGATCTCCGCGTCGTCCACGGGACCGCGGCGACCGAGCTCGGCGGACTCGGTGCGGGCGCGCGCGACGGCGATCGACGGCGGGCGCTGGGCCTCGGCGCGCTGCCGTGCGGCTTCCTCGACGGCCGCCTGCCGCAGCGATTCGCGCGCGGCGGCGGCATCCAGCACGGCGGACGCGCGGGAGCCCGCAGACACCGTGAGCGGCCGGGGCAGTTCGCGCGGCGCCCAGCCGCGACGATCGGTCGGCAGCGCGACGTCCTGCACGGCAGCCTCGGTGCGCACGGCGACCGGTGCGACGCTCTCGCGGATCACTGCCCGCGCTCCGACGCGGTTCATCTTCTGCAGCAGCAGCGCGCACACGGCGGCGACGGCGACGCCGCTCCAGAGGGCGATCTGCGATCCGGTCGAGACCACGAGCCAACCGCCCCAGCCGGCGAGGCCGATCGCGGCGACCGCGAAGACGGTGAGGGTCAGACGCGTGCGACGCCGGGCCCGCGCGCGGCGGGCCTCGGGGGCGGCCTTGGCTGCGGCGCGCTCGTCGCGCGCCCGCTCGAGGTCCATGCGGGCCTGTTCGAGCGCGGTCTGCGTGCGCTCGTTGACGGCGCGGCGAGCGAGGCGCTGCTGCGCCAGCGCGGTGCGGGCGTTCAGTTCGAGACGGACCTCTTCGGGGGTCTCACTCGTCTCGGCCAGCACGCGCAGAGCCTGATTCAGACGCACCGCGTTGCGCTCCGCGGCGTCGAACTGCCGCCTGCTGTGCCACGTCGGCAGCAGATAGACCATCCACAGGAGCACCGCGACGAGCACGATCACTCCGCCGCCCAGTACCTGCCCACCCATGCCGACAACGGTATGCGAACGGATGCCGACGGACCGGCATCCTGCCGCGTGTCGGAGATGCCGGTTAGGGTTCAGGCCCGCAGGCGGTCGCTCGGCGGCACGGTCGCCGCATCCTGCGGCGCGCGCCCCTGCACCCAGCGGGCGAGGACCCCCTCGGGGACGTCCTCGCGCGTGAGGGCGAATGCGTAGTGGTCCCGCCAGTCGCCGTTGATGTGGATGAACCGCCGGCGCAGGCCTTCGTAGCGGAAGCCGAGCTTCTCGACGACCCGCAGGCTCGCCTGGTTCTCGGGGCGGATGCAGATCTCCATGCGGTGCAGGCGCATCTCGTCGAAGCACACGTCCGTCGCGAGGGCCACCGAGGTCGTGGTGATGCCACGTCCCGCGAACCGCTCGCTCACCCAATACCCGATCGTCGCCGACGCGAGGGATCCGCGGGCGATCCCCCACACGTTGAGCTGCCCGGTCACTTCACCGGCGTACTCCATCACGAGGGGCACGCCGGAGCCGTCGCGGTACTGCTGGAGGAGTCTGCGGATACCCGCGCGCATGTCGAAGGACACCGGCCCGTCCGGGCTCGTCGCCTCCCATGGCCGCAGCCAGGCACGGTTGGAGAGGAGTTCGTTCTGCAGCACGCGGGCATCGCGCGCACGCACCAGACGTATGCCGACTTCTCCGTGCCGGCGGGGCGTCGTCAGGTCCACGCAACCCCCTCGTGCCTGCGGCGTCAGAGCTTCGCCGCGAAATCCTTGAACCAGGGACGCAGCTCGGGGCCGAGATCCTCACGGTCGGCGGCCAGCTGCACGATGGCCTTGATGTAATCCACCCTATCGCCGGTGTCGTACCGACGGCCACGGAACACGACGCCGTACACGCCGGGTCCATCCGGGTCTGCGGCGAGCTCCTGCAGCGCGTCGGTCAGCTGGATCTCGCCGCCCTTTCCGGGCTCGGTGCGCTCGAGGATGTCGAAGATCGCCGGGCTCAGCACATAGCGGCCGATCACGGCGAGGTTCGACGGGGCGTCCTCGGGCTTCGGCTTCTCGACGAGCCCGGTGACCCGCACGACGTCGGGGTCATCGGTCTGCTCCGCGGCGGCGACACCGTACATGCCGATGTGGGCGGGGTCGACCTCCATGAGCGCGACGATCGCGGCGCCGGTGCGCTCGTGCTCGGCGAGCATCGTCGTCAGCAGCGCGTCGCGCTCGTCGATCAGGTCGTCGCCGAGCATCACGGCGAACGGCGAATCCCCGACGTGGGCGCGGGCGCGGAGGACCGCGTGACCGAGGCCCTTCGGGTCGCCCTGACGCACGAAGTGGATGTCGGCCATGTCGCTGGATGCCATGACCCGCTGGAGGCGATCGGCGTCGCCCTTCTCGGTGAGCTTGACCTCGAGTTCGGGGACGGAGTCGAAGTGGTTCGAGATGGCGTTCTTGTTGCGCCCGATGATGACCAGGATGTCCGTGATGCCGGCGGCGGCAGCCTCTTCGACGACGTACTGGATCGCGGGCTTGTCGACGACCGGCAGCATCTCTTTGGGCATGGCCTTGGTCGCAGGCAGGAAGCGGGTGCCGAGTCCCGCGGCGGGGATGACGGCCTTGAAGGGCTTGTGGGGCATCGTCCGACTCTACCGAGAGGCGGATGTGAGGCCCATGGGCGTCGTGTCGCCTTGCCCCCACGCGGACCCCGTGCTATCCGCGCCTACAATCGACGTATGCCCGACGAGATCGCCGACGCCAAGCGCGCCCTACGCGCCGAGCTGCGCGAGCGTCGTCAGCTGCTCTCGCAGCATGCGCGGGATGCCGCGGCCGCGGCGATCGCGCAGCGCCTCGACGCTCTGGTCGACGAGCTCGGCGTCCGGTCGATGTCGTGCTTCCTGTCCACCACGACGGAGCCGGGGACCCGCGACTTCGTCGACGCCGCGGTGCGGCGCGGCATCCGGGTCCTCCTTCCCGTGACGCGTGCCGACGGCCTGCTGGACTGGTCGGTCGCCACACCCGACCTCGACATCGCCGAGGGGCTGCACGGACTGCCCGAGCCGGTCGGGGAGCTGCTCGGACCCATCGCCGTGAACGACGTCGACCTGCTCGTGATCCCCGCGGCAGCCGTGGACCGCAGTGGGATGCGGCTCGGCTGGGGTCGCGGCTACTTCGACAAGACGATCGGCTCGATGGAGGGCTGCCCGCCGGTCTACGCGGTCGTCTACGACTCCGAACTCCTCGACGAGGTCCCCCGCGACGTGCACGACCAGCCCGTGACGGGTGTCGTCACCCCCACTCAGACCCTTCGCCTCGCGCCCGCGCGGCGCTGACCGCCCGAAAGAGCAGCCCATGCCGACCTACGCCTATGCCTGCAAGCAGTGCGGACACCGCTTCGACGCCGTGCAGTCCTTCGCCGACCCCACCCTCACCGAGTGCCCCGAGTGCGGCGGAGAGCTGCGCAAGGAGTACGGCTCGATCGGCGTGACCTTCAACGGATCCGGCTTCTACCG is a window from the Microbacterium lacus genome containing:
- a CDS encoding type IV toxin-antitoxin system AbiEi family antitoxin domain-containing protein, coding for MSTDEAGPDRLYRAVDLRRQGWSKRDIARAVREGVLISVRRGVYMHAGADRDCILAARNSGRLGCVSSLRRVGVFVLRSDELHVHFERGTRKAAVARGASIWHWRPLLRCPHPRTTVVDVIDAVAQAIECQPPRAAIATIDSALQLRLIDEDDLDEIFAGVSPRRRVLRRFVDGRAESGPETLVRLIALMLGFEVELQKWFAGVGRVDLVLDGWLVVECDSAQFHSGWEAQKRDRRRDVALAAMGLASLHVIAEDILYHPERVVASLRGIREARLRGFPGAAGRG
- a CDS encoding Glu/Leu/Phe/Val dehydrogenase family protein, whose protein sequence is MSATLPLPDFRHERVETVTGRRSGLFIAVALHSSVLGSALGGARLWSYPHWSDALGDALRLSAAMTLKNAAAGLDAGGGKSVIALPPGTQLDAERRRAAFLDLGDTVESLGGLYRTAEDVGSTTEDMLTVSERTSHVVGLPEAGGGSGEPAGPTSLGVYESLRATLERVTGSADVAGRRITISGLGQVGSRLAVRLSAEGAKLTVTDVNPAKRDLAAQLDAAWIAPGEEHLVSADVFVPAGIGGLLTDEVIDALDAKAVCGPANNPLADHSGADRLAGRGILYAPDFVVNAGGVIYLDLEAKQLGTREEIMDRVAAIGDTVRRIFDEAETRGVTPLEAAEGLAAERLAAGAHVFAG
- a CDS encoding AMP-binding protein, translated to MFRSPMPDVEIPEVGVYDFLFGSLSEADAAATALIDPATGAETTYGALRAQVDAFAGALAARGVETGTVVGLLCPNVPAFATVFHGILRLGATVTTINSLYTAGEIQKQLSDAGATWLITVSPLLPQAEAAAAEVGISADHLIVLDGAEGHPNLRELLSEQHTPPEVSFDPATHVAVLPYSSGTTGVPKGVMLTHRNLVANVQQCRSNIDLKNTDRVLAVLPFFHIYGMTVLLNLALRQRASLVTMPKFDLVEFLTNIQTHRCTYLYIAPPIAVALAKHPIVDQFDISTVHTVFSGAAPLDGETAEAAARRIHARMMQGYGMSELSPVSHAMPYQRDDVPVSSVGTLLPNQECKLVDTETGEEITELGPDGVTAPGEIWVRGPNVMLGYLNKPDATSETLDAEGFLHTGDVGVYHEGGYFSIVDRVKELIKYKGYQIAPAELEALLLSHPKIMDAAVIGVLDEDRQEIPKAFIVAAPDAGVTDAEVMAFVADNVAPHKKVRRVEFIDAIPKSASGKILRKDLRARESAA
- a CDS encoding amidohydrolase, coding for MPHPTLDPVTLLQNVRPWGGTPSDIAIAGGLITAITPAGPPVEGAVDGGGLLALPGLINTHAHVDKSWWGLPWQSYGGAGGIQGRIDHERSRRRELGFPSVETTAAVLREFARHGTTAVRTHVDIDTDIGREGIDAVREAAAAYDGAIDVQIVAFPQDGVLRRPGVLDMLADAARAGADHVGGLDPASIDRDPVGQLDAIFRLAAEHDVGIDIHLHDPAELGAFQFDLIIDRTRALGREGRVNIAHGFALAQVDDLRRRDLLAAMGELDITLTTVAPLRVPQLPLRELDAAGVAFGFGTDGIRDLWSPYGTGDLLGIAWQYARASSIVRDEDLIRVLELATRSAARFVGRSTHDLVAGSRADIVLLDAENPMDALVRTPPRALVIGGGRVLHAA
- a CDS encoding large exoprotein, with the translated sequence MGGQVLGGGVIVLVAVLLWMVYLLPTWHSRRQFDAAERNAVRLNQALRVLAETSETPEEVRLELNARTALAQQRLARRAVNERTQTALEQARMDLERARDERAAAKAAPEARRARARRRTRLTLTVFAVAAIGLAGWGGWLVVSTGSQIALWSGVAVAAVCALLLQKMNRVGARAVIRESVAPVAVRTEAAVQDVALPTDRRGWAPRELPRPLTVSAGSRASAVLDAAAARESLRQAAVEEAARQRAEAQRPPSIAVARARTESAELGRRGPVDDAEIEAHVRRLLASRAG
- a CDS encoding GNAT family N-acetyltransferase, translated to MDLTTPRRHGEVGIRLVRARDARVLQNELLSNRAWLRPWEATSPDGPVSFDMRAGIRRLLQQYRDGSGVPLVMEYAGEVTGQLNVWGIARGSLASATIGYWVSERFAGRGITTTSVALATDVCFDEMRLHRMEICIRPENQASLRVVEKLGFRYEGLRRRFIHINGDWRDHYAFALTREDVPEGVLARWVQGRAPQDAATVPPSDRLRA
- the galU gene encoding UTP--glucose-1-phosphate uridylyltransferase GalU, with protein sequence MPHKPFKAVIPAAGLGTRFLPATKAMPKEMLPVVDKPAIQYVVEEAAAAGITDILVIIGRNKNAISNHFDSVPELEVKLTEKGDADRLQRVMASSDMADIHFVRQGDPKGLGHAVLRARAHVGDSPFAVMLGDDLIDERDALLTTMLAEHERTGAAIVALMEVDPAHIGMYGVAAAEQTDDPDVVRVTGLVEKPKPEDAPSNLAVIGRYVLSPAIFDILERTEPGKGGEIQLTDALQELAADPDGPGVYGVVFRGRRYDTGDRVDYIKAIVQLAADREDLGPELRPWFKDFAAKL
- a CDS encoding 5-formyltetrahydrofolate cyclo-ligase encodes the protein MPDEIADAKRALRAELRERRQLLSQHARDAAAAAIAQRLDALVDELGVRSMSCFLSTTTEPGTRDFVDAAVRRGIRVLLPVTRADGLLDWSVATPDLDIAEGLHGLPEPVGELLGPIAVNDVDLLVIPAAAVDRSGMRLGWGRGYFDKTIGSMEGCPPVYAVVYDSELLDEVPRDVHDQPVTGVVTPTQTLRLAPARR
- a CDS encoding FmdB family zinc ribbon protein; this encodes MPTYAYACKQCGHRFDAVQSFADPTLTECPECGGELRKEYGSIGVTFNGSGFYRTDSRAGSAKSSDAGSSSTGSSGGTAPAPSASSKSESKSSPASTGS